One window of the Ammospiza nelsoni isolate bAmmNel1 chromosome 2, bAmmNel1.pri, whole genome shotgun sequence genome contains the following:
- the LOC132070007 gene encoding myosin IC heavy chain-like, producing MGAATEPGAAPPAAASAGLGSRRGRMIEVGSGPGPDRHRYRMTALPWSSSWITAGNGKGRGIACGSPGTPRTPPLPQRRRPSRGAPPGGHGAAPQPRGDTEPGPAAPRPPTAQKGPKEQRALPGMEARTVCRGAQTAVPVSDLPELPHSSQILNPKQYTWEMPQTQRFKWDEVWNFPGSQLKCRSEGELLQ from the exons ATGGGCGCTGCGACcgagcctggtgctgctcctccgGCTGCGGCTAGTGCGGGACTGGGATCCCGCCGGGGCCGGATGATCGAGGTAGGATCGGGACCAGGACCGGACCGGCATCGCTACAG GATGACGGCgcttccctggagcagctcctggatcaCGGCTGGAAACGGGAAAGGTAGGGGAATCGCCTGTGGcagccccgggaccccccggACCCCGCCGCTCCCTCAGCGCCGCCGCCCGTCCCGCGGGGCGCCCCCTGGCGGACACGGCGCCGCTCCTCAGCCCCGCGGGGAcaccgagcccggcccggcagcgccgcggccACCGACAGCCCAGAAGGGCCCCAAGGAGCAGCGGGCATTGCCTGGAATGGAGGCACGGACCGTTTGCAGAGGAGCTCAGACAGCTGTTCCCGTTTCTGACCTCCCAGAActcccacacagctcccag ATATTGAATCCCAAGCAGTATACCTGGGAGATGCCTCAAACTCAGAGGTTCAAGTGGGATGAAGTTTGGAACTTCCCAGGGAGCCAGCTGAAGTGCAGAAGTGAAGGAGAACTTTTGCAG TGA